In Selenomonas sp. TAMA-11512, a genomic segment contains:
- a CDS encoding SufD family Fe-S cluster assembly protein, whose product MFEHTAAEEVYSAIPVPTWRWTGVNKKAIPKKLAGQEAQTAEIHVKSGESMEVVLRYREQGIGAVKAVVETGGKLDLSVVQIAPHDKERASSLEIEVAKDAELRLTIVEAGAKESVSKFIVDLAGDRAKADIASVYFVDGKRRLDLNYLVRHRGKETDASMYIDGALLDEAEKTFRGTLDFVRGSSSSVGREKETVMLLSPKVRNRSVPLMLSGEGDVDGQHAVSIGKMDEAKLFYLMSRGLDLAEARRLVVEASFLPVLDRLPEESLREEIRSYVKRRIGDAAN is encoded by the coding sequence ATGTTCGAACATACAGCAGCAGAAGAAGTATACAGCGCCATCCCGGTGCCGACGTGGCGATGGACGGGAGTCAATAAAAAGGCGATTCCGAAAAAACTGGCGGGACAAGAGGCGCAGACGGCGGAAATACACGTCAAAAGCGGGGAGAGCATGGAAGTCGTCCTGCGATACCGTGAGCAGGGAATCGGGGCGGTCAAGGCCGTCGTCGAGACCGGCGGCAAGCTTGACCTTTCCGTTGTGCAGATTGCACCGCACGATAAAGAGCGCGCTTCAAGCCTTGAGATCGAGGTCGCGAAGGACGCGGAGCTGCGTCTCACGATTGTCGAGGCAGGGGCGAAGGAGAGCGTATCGAAGTTCATTGTTGACCTCGCGGGCGATCGGGCCAAGGCGGATATTGCCTCGGTTTACTTTGTCGACGGCAAGCGCCGGCTTGACCTCAATTACCTTGTCAGACACCGCGGCAAAGAGACGGATGCCTCGATGTATATTGACGGTGCGCTTCTTGATGAGGCCGAGAAGACGTTTCGCGGTACGCTTGATTTTGTCCGGGGCTCGAGCAGTTCTGTGGGGCGTGAGAAGGAGACAGTCATGCTCCTCTCGCCGAAGGTTCGCAACCGCTCCGTGCCTCTCATGCTTTCCGGTGAAGGTGATGTGGACGGGCAGCATGCCGTCAGTATCGGCAAGATGGATGAAGCGAAGCTCTTCTATCTGATGAGCCGCGGACTTGATCTTGCGGAGGCGCGCCGACTTGTGGTCGAGGCGTCCTTTCTGCCTGTCCTGGACCGACTGCCGGAGGAGTCACTTCGCGAGGAAATCAGGAGCTATGTAAAGAGGAGGATCGGCGATGCCGCCAATTGA
- a CDS encoding MFS transporter, producing the protein MRMPKAHPISWILLFVTTLAILATSVSRIILPTVLPAIMEEFHWSATEVGFLNSAMFIGAFLGATFFGVLSDSVGSGYKRGWTWISCMVVAAIGGILTAMCTTVNAMRGALVALGMGTGGAEPVNVAIIGEWWPKEHRGFAIGVHHTGFPFGQFVGPVIISYILTVGTWHDAFTFVPLLAIPIIILQLIFGTEKNQQKVYKWIEDHKMTKPLDTVEEQGKKPSVKEMIENVGICLKNTNCVMAIVTIFIFLWAEAAITTFMTLQLTTVAGISLAAAAVVSGASGLTGWIGQIGWGTVSDSTGRKFALRIITAGWIVATLACMFINTEMSAWMILIFWGLFRNSPFPVMYALLIDSLPKSAGSSMGLMIGVALGLSGFFAAPVAGWIIESYGFTTHYIVLGILLLLSYIPLAIIKETIQKKDEEAEA; encoded by the coding sequence ATGAGAATGCCAAAAGCCCATCCTATATCATGGATTCTTTTGTTCGTTACGACACTGGCTATTCTGGCAACGTCCGTATCACGTATTATTCTGCCGACTGTTCTGCCGGCCATTATGGAGGAATTCCACTGGAGCGCTACGGAAGTCGGATTCCTCAATTCAGCGATGTTCATCGGCGCGTTCCTCGGCGCCACCTTCTTCGGCGTCCTGTCTGACTCCGTCGGCTCCGGCTACAAACGGGGATGGACATGGATTTCCTGCATGGTCGTCGCTGCAATCGGCGGAATCCTGACGGCTATGTGTACCACGGTCAATGCCATGCGCGGTGCTCTCGTCGCTCTCGGCATGGGCACAGGCGGTGCGGAGCCGGTTAATGTAGCCATCATCGGTGAATGGTGGCCGAAAGAACACCGCGGCTTTGCCATCGGCGTTCATCACACGGGGTTCCCCTTCGGACAGTTTGTAGGGCCCGTCATCATCAGCTATATCCTGACGGTCGGCACATGGCATGACGCCTTTACCTTCGTACCTCTCCTGGCGATTCCCATCATCATCCTGCAGCTGATTTTCGGTACGGAGAAGAATCAGCAGAAAGTCTACAAGTGGATTGAAGATCATAAGATGACCAAGCCTCTCGACACAGTCGAAGAACAAGGTAAGAAGCCGTCAGTCAAAGAAATGATCGAGAATGTCGGCATCTGCCTCAAGAATACCAACTGTGTCATGGCTATTGTCACGATCTTCATTTTCCTCTGGGCCGAGGCGGCAATCACGACCTTTATGACGCTGCAGCTGACGACGGTTGCCGGTATTTCTCTGGCGGCGGCGGCAGTTGTTTCGGGCGCTTCCGGATTGACCGGCTGGATCGGTCAGATCGGATGGGGCACCGTATCGGACTCGACGGGGCGCAAATTTGCCCTGCGCATCATCACCGCCGGCTGGATCGTAGCGACGCTGGCCTGTATGTTCATCAACACCGAAATGTCCGCATGGATGATCCTCATTTTCTGGGGGCTCTTCCGCAATTCCCCGTTCCCGGTCATGTATGCCCTGCTCATCGATTCCCTGCCCAAATCGGCCGGTTCCTCCATGGGTCTGATGATCGGTGTCGCTCTCGGTCTTTCGGGCTTTTTTGCCGCGCCGGTCGCCGGCTGGATCATTGAAAGCTACGGATTTACAACACACTACATTGTCTTGGGCATCTTGCTGCTTCTGTCCTATATCCCGTTAGCCATTATTAAGGAAACGATACAGAAGAAGGATGAAGAAGCAGAGGCGTAA
- a CDS encoding cyclase family protein yields the protein MNTKELAAVLENMEVVDLTLTMEEGMPVWPTHQRFYHNIVESTKMGDASTHYAVTMGEHCGTHLDAPCHFVTGAAPVNEVPIKQFFGHAVKIEATQVGARGLLHKDDIIAWEKEHVEIREGDIVLLHFGWDKLYATKPNYDKFLSDWPGLAEDGAQYLAEKKVKSVGCDMLALDVFGGTDPTHKVLLPKGILIIENLYNLDKLPDEVIFAAFPLKIKDGSGSPIRAVAFAEKK from the coding sequence ATGAATACGAAGGAGTTAGCTGCTGTACTGGAAAATATGGAAGTTGTCGATCTGACCCTGACCATGGAAGAAGGTATGCCGGTTTGGCCGACACACCAGCGTTTCTACCATAATATCGTGGAATCGACAAAAATGGGGGACGCGTCCACGCACTACGCCGTGACCATGGGCGAACACTGCGGAACGCATCTCGATGCGCCGTGCCACTTCGTCACAGGAGCCGCACCGGTCAATGAAGTGCCGATCAAACAATTCTTCGGACATGCCGTTAAAATTGAAGCGACGCAGGTTGGCGCGCGGGGCCTGCTGCACAAGGACGACATCATCGCATGGGAAAAAGAACATGTGGAAATCCGCGAAGGTGACATCGTGCTGCTTCATTTCGGATGGGACAAACTCTATGCGACCAAGCCGAACTATGACAAGTTCCTTTCCGACTGGCCGGGTCTGGCGGAAGACGGTGCCCAATACCTGGCGGAAAAGAAGGTCAAGAGTGTCGGCTGCGATATGCTGGCTCTCGACGTCTTCGGCGGTACGGATCCGACACACAAGGTGCTTTTGCCCAAGGGCATTTTGATCATCGAAAACCTGTACAACCTCGACAAACTGCCCGATGAAGTGATTTTCGCCGCATTTCCGCTCAAGATCAAAGACGGCTCCGGATCACCGATTCGCGCCGTGGCCTTTGCGGAGAAGAAATAG
- a CDS encoding cyclase family protein — MYVYLSYPIAEGQIAWPDAPIYMSARHDIIGIDGSVCNTSIMTIPNHFGTHYDAPLHFNAKGPRITELPMEYFCFKGEDILILDIPKTFREVITAEDVMPHKEAIAKAKLLLFRTGFEKEKERNPQGYKYENPSAHPGLCRYLVENFPNLCTIGLDSLSLGSVCNDYATDAHHWLLGYYTDKFITVIEDMMLSPLEGKTIKSIIVAPLRALDVDSAPVTIIAEVE, encoded by the coding sequence ATGTATGTATATCTTTCCTATCCTATTGCTGAAGGGCAGATTGCCTGGCCGGATGCACCGATCTATATGTCGGCGCGTCATGACATCATCGGCATTGACGGCAGTGTCTGCAATACTTCGATTATGACGATCCCGAATCATTTCGGGACCCATTATGATGCACCTCTGCATTTCAACGCCAAAGGGCCGAGAATTACAGAGCTTCCGATGGAGTACTTCTGCTTTAAAGGGGAGGATATCCTCATCCTGGATATTCCCAAGACGTTTCGGGAAGTGATTACGGCAGAAGATGTCATGCCCCACAAGGAGGCGATTGCCAAAGCGAAGCTGCTCCTCTTCCGCACCGGGTTTGAAAAGGAAAAAGAGCGGAATCCGCAGGGCTACAAGTATGAAAATCCCAGCGCCCATCCGGGTCTCTGCCGATATCTCGTAGAAAATTTCCCGAATCTCTGCACCATCGGTCTCGATTCGCTCTCTCTCGGCTCCGTGTGCAACGACTATGCCACGGATGCGCATCACTGGCTCTTGGGATACTATACGGATAAGTTCATCACCGTGATTGAGGACATGATGCTTTCTCCGCTGGAGGGAAAGACGATCAAAAGCATCATCGTTGCGCCGCTTCGTGCATTGGACGTGGACAGTGCTCCCGTAACGATCATTGCCGAAGTCGAATAG
- a CDS encoding GGDEF domain-containing protein, with product MSYLLLLIYDIPSILGISVGITLILFTLVYMRSKTSSNATFRSFILFMSIFILWMIAASNCSRVLFQAPDLWWDLNLITVYLMLPAGHYMLMHMADTEYTRRFCILIAVHLLILCGVLAVDLTLYRGALFFARQYYFCFAAIGAALASYWIYCSRKNGNPFSSAIVWPVAICFAAYAFDCISLQHRLWPRTIYFTAFTAPLFTVFLIRILDINVRGRLHAELRVQKLDADIKTAQEQANTDPLTGAFNRRKFEESYRNCLDVALSTDRRFSLIILDIDHFKHVNDTWGHNAGDLTLKHFSKLILSMTDRRHTLIRWGGEEFILLCRHQDLSEAAAFADEIRRQVEYAQINPHAPLTCSIGVSTWHGESSDPTELIRRADEALYRAKEKGRNRVEIETYT from the coding sequence ATGAGCTATCTCCTTCTCCTCATCTATGATATTCCCTCTATTCTGGGTATATCTGTCGGTATCACGCTCATTCTCTTCACGCTTGTCTACATGCGCAGCAAAACCTCTTCCAACGCTACTTTTCGCTCTTTCATTCTCTTTATGAGCATTTTTATTCTGTGGATGATTGCCGCGAGCAACTGCAGCCGCGTGCTTTTTCAAGCCCCGGATCTCTGGTGGGACCTCAACTTGATTACCGTCTATCTCATGCTGCCCGCCGGGCACTATATGCTCATGCACATGGCGGATACGGAGTACACGCGTCGCTTCTGCATACTTATCGCGGTGCATCTCCTCATCCTCTGCGGTGTGCTCGCAGTCGATCTCACCCTATACCGCGGAGCTCTCTTCTTCGCACGGCAATATTATTTCTGCTTTGCCGCCATCGGCGCCGCTCTCGCGTCCTATTGGATCTATTGCTCCAGAAAAAACGGCAATCCGTTCAGCTCCGCCATCGTATGGCCGGTTGCCATCTGCTTTGCCGCCTATGCGTTTGACTGCATCTCGCTCCAGCATCGTCTGTGGCCGCGCACCATTTACTTCACGGCTTTTACAGCGCCGCTCTTTACCGTGTTTCTCATCCGGATTCTCGACATCAATGTCCGCGGACGTCTCCATGCGGAGCTCCGCGTACAGAAGCTGGATGCGGATATCAAAACCGCGCAGGAGCAGGCGAATACGGATCCTCTGACGGGTGCCTTCAATCGCCGGAAGTTTGAAGAATCCTATCGAAACTGCCTCGATGTGGCTCTTTCCACAGACAGGCGTTTCTCCCTTATAATCCTCGATATTGATCACTTCAAGCACGTCAACGATACTTGGGGCCACAATGCGGGTGATCTCACACTCAAGCACTTCAGCAAGCTCATCCTCTCCATGACGGATCGGCGTCATACGCTCATTCGATGGGGCGGCGAGGAGTTTATCCTCCTCTGCCGGCATCAGGATCTGTCCGAGGCGGCGGCGTTCGCGGATGAGATACGGCGTCAGGTCGAGTATGCCCAAATCAACCCGCACGCACCGCTTACCTGCTCCATCGGCGTATCGACGTGGCACGGGGAATCCTCCGATCCGACGGAACTTATCCGCCGTGCCGATGAAGCCCTCTATCGAGCTAAGGAAAAGGGGCGCAATCGTGTGGAAATTGAAACGTATACATGA
- the sufC gene encoding Fe-S cluster assembly ATPase SufC — translation MSENLLSIRNLHAAVDDKEILKGVSLSVNRGEVHVILGPNGSGKSTLMNVIMGHPKYEVTSGEMTFEGKDLTALKTFERARAGLFLSFQIPEEIPGITVENMLRTSKQAISGEKVKLLAFKKELQKQMAELKIDPSYAERYMNIGFSGGEKKRNEILQLLMLQPKLALLDETDSGLDVDAVQIVSEGVRRYHNEGNACVIITHNSKILEKLKVDRVHVIIDGRIVEEGGSGLIADINSRGFGHICDERGKE, via the coding sequence GGGTGTCTCGCTTTCCGTCAACCGGGGAGAAGTGCACGTCATCTTAGGACCGAACGGCTCGGGCAAGTCGACGCTTATGAATGTCATCATGGGACATCCGAAGTATGAGGTCACGAGCGGTGAGATGACGTTTGAAGGCAAGGATCTCACAGCCTTGAAGACGTTTGAGAGAGCGCGTGCCGGGCTGTTTCTTTCCTTCCAGATACCCGAGGAGATTCCGGGTATCACGGTCGAGAATATGCTGCGCACGTCGAAGCAGGCAATTTCGGGAGAGAAGGTAAAGCTTCTAGCGTTCAAAAAAGAACTGCAAAAACAGATGGCGGAGCTCAAAATTGATCCGTCCTATGCGGAGCGATACATGAACATCGGCTTTTCGGGCGGCGAAAAGAAACGCAATGAGATTTTGCAGCTCCTGATGCTTCAGCCGAAGCTCGCGCTCCTCGATGAGACGGACTCGGGACTTGACGTCGATGCCGTGCAGATTGTGTCGGAGGGCGTCAGGCGCTATCACAATGAGGGAAATGCCTGCGTTATCATCACGCATAATTCGAAAATATTGGAGAAACTGAAGGTCGATCGGGTGCACGTGATCATCGATGGGCGCATCGTCGAAGAGGGCGGTTCGGGGCTCATTGCTGATATCAACAGCCGGGGCTTCGGGCACATCTGTGATGAGAGAGGTAAGGAGTGA
- the sufU gene encoding Fe-S cluster assembly sulfur transfer protein SufU — translation MSLEDIYTELIAEESRNPENRRHLESPTRTLRGHNPSCGDEITLEIEIKDGIVKDASFTGVGCAISQASTSMMINVIKGKPVEEARQLAELFIRMIQGEVTDDEALEPLEDAAALKSIASMPARVKCAVLSWRTLDEAVGK, via the coding sequence ATGAGTTTGGAAGATATCTATACAGAGCTCATCGCCGAGGAAAGCCGCAATCCGGAGAACCGACGTCACCTCGAAAGTCCGACGCGGACGCTTCGAGGGCATAATCCCTCCTGTGGAGACGAGATCACGCTTGAGATTGAGATCAAGGACGGCATTGTGAAGGACGCGTCCTTCACGGGTGTCGGCTGCGCCATCAGTCAGGCGTCGACATCGATGATGATCAATGTCATCAAGGGAAAGCCTGTCGAAGAAGCGCGGCAGCTTGCCGAACTCTTCATCCGGATGATCCAGGGAGAGGTTACGGATGATGAGGCGTTGGAGCCGTTGGAAGACGCTGCGGCGCTGAAGAGCATTGCATCCATGCCCGCTCGCGTCAAGTGCGCCGTCCTGTCCTGGCGGACACTTGATGAAGCTGTCGGAAAATAA
- the sufB gene encoding Fe-S cluster assembly protein SufB gives MREVRSDPVAKKKTYVEDIERTLYDIKNDDVPIYKTGQGLSEDIVRDIAREKGDPDWMLDFRLKSLDVYNKTALPIWGPDISALNMDEIVTYVRPDAKMAGRWEDVPEDIKDTFDRLGIPEAEKTSLAGVGAQYDSEVVYHSVQESLTKQGVIYTDMESALKEHEDIVREHFMTLIPPKDHKFAALHGAVWSGGSFVYVPEGVHVDIPLQSYFRLNAAGAGQFEHTLIIVKEGASLHFIEGCSAPKYNVTNLHAGCVELFVNDGARLRYSTIENWSRNMMNLNTKRALVKKDGIIEWVSGSFGSRVSMLYPTSILHGERARCEFTGVTFAAKGQTLDTGSTVIHAAPHTSAAIHTRSISKDGGKAIYRSAVKVTKNAPFAKCTVNCESLMLDSLSRADTLPAMDVEGDEADIGHEAKIGRISDEAIFYLTSRGIDEDEARSMIVRGFVEPIAKELPLEYAVEMNNLVTIELEGTMG, from the coding sequence ATGAGAGAGGTAAGGAGTGATCCCGTGGCAAAGAAGAAGACGTACGTCGAGGACATCGAACGTACGCTGTACGATATAAAGAATGATGACGTTCCGATCTATAAGACGGGACAGGGACTGTCGGAAGATATTGTCCGCGACATTGCGCGAGAGAAAGGCGATCCGGACTGGATGCTCGACTTTCGTCTGAAGTCGCTTGATGTTTACAACAAGACGGCACTCCCCATATGGGGACCCGATATTTCGGCGCTCAACATGGATGAAATCGTCACCTACGTCCGTCCGGACGCGAAGATGGCCGGACGATGGGAGGACGTTCCCGAAGATATCAAGGACACATTTGACCGGTTGGGCATCCCCGAGGCGGAGAAGACCTCGCTCGCCGGCGTCGGCGCACAGTATGACTCGGAGGTCGTCTACCACAGCGTGCAGGAAAGTCTGACGAAGCAGGGTGTCATCTACACGGATATGGAATCGGCTCTGAAAGAGCACGAGGATATCGTCAGAGAACACTTCATGACGCTCATTCCGCCCAAGGATCACAAATTTGCGGCGTTGCACGGCGCGGTTTGGTCGGGCGGTTCTTTTGTCTACGTTCCCGAGGGTGTACACGTCGATATTCCGCTGCAGTCATACTTTCGCTTAAATGCGGCCGGTGCGGGTCAGTTTGAGCACACGCTCATCATCGTGAAAGAAGGCGCAAGTCTGCACTTCATTGAGGGGTGCTCCGCGCCGAAATACAATGTCACAAACCTCCATGCGGGATGTGTGGAGCTCTTTGTCAATGATGGTGCGCGTCTGCGCTACTCGACGATTGAAAATTGGTCACGCAATATGATGAATCTCAATACAAAGCGCGCTCTCGTCAAGAAAGACGGCATTATCGAGTGGGTTTCGGGATCCTTCGGATCGCGTGTCTCGATGCTCTATCCGACGAGCATTCTCCACGGTGAGAGAGCGCGCTGCGAATTTACGGGCGTCACATTTGCGGCAAAGGGACAAACCCTCGATACGGGTTCGACCGTCATACATGCCGCTCCGCATACGTCGGCGGCCATCCATACAAGATCCATCTCGAAGGACGGCGGCAAGGCGATATATCGGAGTGCCGTCAAGGTCACGAAGAACGCGCCGTTTGCAAAGTGCACGGTCAACTGCGAGTCGCTGATGCTCGACTCCCTGTCGCGCGCGGATACGCTTCCCGCAATGGATGTCGAGGGAGATGAGGCGGATATCGGGCACGAGGCGAAGATCGGCCGCATTTCGGATGAGGCGATTTTCTACCTGACGAGCCGCGGCATCGATGAAGACGAGGCGAGATCCATGATCGTTCGCGGCTTTGTCGAGCCGATTGCGAAAGAGCTGCCGCTTGAATATGCCGTTGAGATGAATAATCTCGTCACGATAGAGCTGGAAGGAACCATGGGCTGA
- a CDS encoding cysteine desulfurase: MPPIDWKRDMPILSRAVNGRPIAYLDNSATTQKPQSVIDALTSYYARSNANPHRGAYALSVEATDIYENARERTRRFINAGESAEIIFTKNATEAVNLIAYSYGLTNVEAGDEIVITIAEHHSNIVPWQRVAKAKGAVLRYIYLKDDHSLDMEDAASKITDKTKIVAFTHVSNVLGIINPARSLIDMAHAAGAVTVVDGSQSVPHIAVDVQALNADFYVFSGHKMLAPMGIGVLYAKRALLEAMPPFLTGGDMIEYVEEQETTYAELPYKFEAGTQDVGAAAGLTAAIDCLETVGFDEVGRIEAELLAYALPQLKALPYVHLYGCDSAEKNKTGIIAFTIDDVHPHDVATILDAEGVAIRAGHHCAQPLGRYLGAPATCRASFYLYNTKYDVDRFVAAVKKVREVMHL, from the coding sequence ATGCCGCCAATTGATTGGAAAAGAGATATGCCAATTCTATCGCGTGCTGTGAACGGCAGGCCGATTGCCTACTTGGACAACAGTGCGACGACGCAGAAGCCGCAGTCCGTCATCGACGCGCTCACGAGCTATTATGCAAGGAGCAACGCGAATCCCCACCGTGGAGCATATGCGCTCTCCGTCGAGGCGACGGATATCTACGAAAACGCGCGCGAGCGCACGCGGCGATTTATAAATGCGGGAGAGTCGGCGGAGATCATCTTCACGAAAAACGCGACGGAGGCGGTCAACCTCATCGCTTACAGCTACGGTCTTACGAATGTCGAGGCAGGTGATGAGATCGTCATCACGATTGCCGAGCACCATTCCAATATCGTGCCGTGGCAGAGAGTCGCGAAGGCAAAAGGCGCAGTGCTCAGGTACATCTATCTGAAGGATGATCACAGCCTCGACATGGAAGATGCCGCGTCAAAGATCACGGATAAGACGAAGATTGTCGCCTTTACACACGTGTCGAACGTTCTCGGGATCATCAATCCGGCGCGCTCGCTCATCGATATGGCGCACGCCGCGGGCGCGGTTACCGTTGTCGACGGCTCGCAAAGCGTGCCGCACATCGCCGTTGACGTGCAGGCGCTCAATGCGGATTTCTATGTATTCTCCGGACACAAGATGCTCGCGCCCATGGGCATAGGCGTGCTCTACGCGAAGCGCGCGCTGCTGGAGGCGATGCCGCCGTTCCTCACAGGCGGAGATATGATCGAGTACGTCGAGGAGCAGGAGACGACGTATGCCGAGCTGCCCTACAAGTTTGAGGCGGGCACGCAGGATGTCGGTGCCGCTGCAGGACTTACCGCGGCCATCGACTGCCTCGAGACAGTGGGATTTGATGAAGTCGGGCGCATCGAAGCGGAGCTTCTTGCATATGCGCTGCCGCAGCTGAAGGCGCTGCCCTATGTTCATCTCTACGGCTGTGATTCCGCCGAGAAGAACAAGACGGGCATCATCGCCTTCACGATTGACGACGTGCATCCGCATGACGTGGCGACCATTCTTGACGCGGAGGGTGTAGCCATTCGTGCGGGGCATCATTGTGCGCAGCCGCTGGGCCGTTATCTTGGAGCGCCTGCCACCTGCCGCGCGAGTTTTTACCTGTACAATACGAAGTACGATGTCGACCGCTTTGTCGCGGCCGTCAAAAAGGTGCGGGAGGTCATGCATCTATGA